The Rhododendron vialii isolate Sample 1 chromosome 5a, ASM3025357v1 genome contains a region encoding:
- the LOC131326851 gene encoding glutamyl-tRNA(Gln) amidotransferase subunit B, chloroplastic/mitochondrial-like, whose product MALTFFKCIQTRPFLLYPLGLLPRNHGLLYCTMRSTQTQTAKQEGQQPQSKVSTQSRAERLDSALKDYEAVIGIETHVQLSTLTKAFCSCPYNYGSQPNTTVCPICMGLPGALPALNSKVIQSAVKLGLALNCKLSLRSKFDRKQYFYPDLPKGYQISQFDVPIATAGFVDVDLPLEFGGGHRKFGITRVHMEEDAGKLLHTGNGSYSEVDLNRAGVPLLEIVSEPDMRTGIEAAEYASELQRLVRFLGVSNGNMQEGSLRCDVNVSVRPIGQLEFGTKVEVKNLNSFSAINRAIEFEILRQVLLHNEGQSDQIVQETRLWDEGSQKTVTMRKKEGLADYRYFPEPDLPEVILSEEFIEGIRDSLPELPETKRRRYEKMGLSMQDILFLANDINVADFFDETIGKGADVKLAANWIMGDVAAYMKNEKLTINEIKLTPQELAELIASIKGGTISGKIGKEILFELMTKGGTVKGLIKEKDLVQIVDPVEIEKMVVKVLAENPKQLEQYRGGRTKLQGFFAGQIMKLSKGKANPGLLNKILMERLNAES is encoded by the exons ATGGCATTGACATTCTTTAAATGTATTCAAACCCGTCCTTTTTTGCTATACCCACTTGGGTTATTGCCAAGAAATCATGGTCTACTTTATTGCACAATGAGAAGCACACAAACTCAAACTGCAAAACAAGAAGGGCAACAGCCCCAATCGAAAGTTTCAACCCAAAGCCGTGCCGAAAGACTTGACAGTGCTTTGAAAGATTACGAGGCAGTAATTGGTATAGAGACCCATGTACAGCTGTCTACTCTTACCAAGGCCTTCTGCAGTTGCCCTTACAACTATGGGTCTCAACCAAACACCACTGTTTGCCCCATTTGCATGGGCTTGCCCGGTGCATTGCCTGCTTTGAACTCTAAGGTCATACAGTCCGCCGTGAAGTTGGGCCTTGCGCTTAATTGTAAACTGTCTTTACGTTCAAAGTTTGATAGGAAACAATACTTTTACCCAGACCTTCCCAAAGGCTACCAAATATCTCAGTTTGATGTCCCGATTGCAACAGCGGGTTTTGTTGATGTGGATCTTCCGCTTGAGTTTGGTGGTGGGCATAGGAAGTTTGGCATTACCAGGGTCCATATGGAAGAAGATGCTGGAAAGCTGCTGCACACCGGGAATGGGAGTTACTCAGAG GTTGATTTGAATAGAGCAGGGGTGCCTTTGCTTGAGATCGTTTCTGAACCTGATATGAGAACTGGAATAGAAGCTGCAGAGTATGCTTCAGAATTGCAGAGGTTGGTCCGGTTTTTGGGAGTGAGCAATGGTAATATGCAAGAAGGTTCACTTCGTTGTGATGTCAATGTCTCCGTACGACCCATTGGGCAATTAGAGTTTGGTACAAAG GTTGAGGTGAAGAATTTGAActctttttcagcaataaaTAGGGCCATTGAGTTTGAGATACTGAGGCAGGTGCTTCTCCACAATGAAGGCCAGAGTGATCAGATTGTACAGGAGACACGTCTTTGGGATGAGGGCAGTCAG AAAACAGTTACAATGAGGAAGAAGGAAGGGCTTGCTGATTATCGTTATTTTCCTGAGCCCGACCTTCCAGAAGTTATTCTTAGTGAGGAGTTCATTGAGGGCATTCGTGATTCTTTACCTGAGCTTCCAGAAACGAAGCGGCGAAGATACGAGAAAATGGGTCTAAGCATGCAAGACATTCTTTTCCTAGCAAATGATATAAAT GTTGCAGATTTTTTTGATGAGACTATTGGCAAGGGTGCTGATGTAAAGCTTGCTGCCAATTGGATAATGGGGGATGTTGCTGCCtacatgaaaaatgaaaaattgactATAAATGAGATTAAACTTACCCCGCAAGAGCTAGCTGAGCTGATTGCTTCAATAAAAGGTGGTACAATTAGTGGAAAGATTGGTAAAGAG ATACTGTTTGAGCTGATGACCAAAGGTGGAACTGTCAAGggattgataaaagaaaaggatttaGTTCAG ATTGTAGATCCAGTTGAAATAGAGAAAATGGTGGTTAAAGTGCTGGCAGAGAATCCAAAGCAGCTGGAACAGTATCGTGGAGGCAGAACTAAGTTACAAGGCTTCTTTGCCGGCCAG ATAATGAAACTATCAAAAGGTAAGGCGAACCCAGGGCTTTTGAACAAGATCCTTATGGAGAGACTAAATGCCGAGAGCTGA
- the LOC131326857 gene encoding glutathione S-transferase L3-like, translating to MPSPFVKEDLPTTLDSTSLEPPPLFDGTTRLYIAYVCPYAQRVWIARNYKGLQDEIKLVAIDLGSKPTWYKERVYPENKVPSLEHNNKVIGESLDLLKYLEDNFEGPKLLPNDHSKQQFAEELLEYTDTFNKTMFSSFRGDSVKETGSAFDYLETALNKFEDGHFFLGQFSLVDIAYGPFIGSFQLIFQDVWKYDITAGRPKLGAWIEEMNKIDAYTQTKYDPAKLVETYKKRFLGQ from the exons ATGCCTTCTCC TTTCGTGAAAGAGGATCTTCCCACAACTTTGGATTCTACTTCTCTTGAACCCCCTCCCCTCTTTGATGGAACTACCag GTTGTATATCGCTTACGTATGCCCATATGCGCAACGTGTTTGGATTGCAAGAAACTACAAG GGTCTACAAGACGAGATAAAATTGGTTGCCATTGACCTTGGAAGCAAGCCTACATGGTACAAAGAGAGAGTTTACCCAGAAAATAAG GTGCCCTCATTGGAGCACAACAACAAAGTCATCGGAGAGAGTCTAGATTTACTTAAATATCTCGAGGATAACTTTGAAGGACCCAAACTTTTGCCTAAT GATCATTCCAAACAACAGTTTGCTGAAGAGTTGTTAGAGTACACTGACACATTCAACAAAACCATGTTTAGTTCTTTCAGAGGAGATTCAGTGAAAGAAACTG GTAGTGCTTTTGATTACTTGGAAACCGCTCTAAACAAATTCGAGGATGGTCATTTTTTCCTTGGCCAATTCAGTCTG GTGGATATAGCCTATGGTCCCTTTATTGGATCTTTTCAACTCATCTTTCAAGACGTGTGGAAGTATGACATCACGGCAGGACGACCTAAACTAGGCGCATGGATTGAA GAGATGAACAAGATTGATGCTTACACGCAGACAAAGTATGATCCGGCAAAACTTGTTGAAACCTACAAGAAGCGCTTTTTG GGCCAATAG